TAACACGTTCCAATGGCGAAGATCTCTAAAAAGGAGGTAATTTCAATGAACGAATCTGGGAACAAAGCTCAAGGAAAACGATTTTTGGATAAGTTTTCTGAAGTTTCGGCTAAAATCGGTAACGAGGTTCACCTGCGTTCCTTGCGTGACGCTTTTGCGACAATTATGCCTTTGTTCATTTTAGCTGGATTAGCAGTATTGATTAATAATGTTATTTTTCCTTTTGTTGCAAAAGGACAGGCATTGGCCAATTTGCAGTTTTGGGGAAATATGGTTACTAACGGGACACTTAATATTGCTGGACTCGTATTGGCACCTGTGATTGGTTTTACTCTGGCACGAAATAAAGGCTTCACAAACGGATTGCTGGCTGCAGTCATAGCGCTCTCGAGCCTAATTATCGTCATGCCATTTACTCTTTCAGTCCTACCGAATGGTGCAAAAAAGGCCGTTGATTTGACTGGCGTGCTGAGTTTTTCAAATCTAGGCACGACTGGCATGTTCGCCGGTATTATTATTGGTTTGGTCGCGACTGAAATTTTTATTCGATTGTCAAAGATTAAGCATCTGAAGATTAATATTGGCGGTAATGTGCCGCCATCGGTATCAGCTTCTTTTAGCGACATGATTCCAGTCATTCTGACTCTCAGCCTCATGGCTTTGCTCTCAGCCTTGTTACTGGTTCTTGGGAAGACGAATCTCATTGCACTGATTACGAATATTATTCAGGAACCTCTCCGGAGCTTTAATACTAGCTTACCGGGCATGCTATTCATTTATAGCTGCGGCAATTTCCTGTTCACTTTGGGAATTCATCAAACAGTTATCAATGGTACCTTGCTGGATCCGGTTCTGTTGATCAACATGAATAAAAACATGGCCGCTTATGCTGCCCATCAACAGATTCCTTACATTTTGACAAACACTTTCCGTGATACATTTGGCATGATTGGCGGAACAGGATCAACTCTATGTTTGTTGATTGCGATCTTTATCTTTTCTCGCAACCGTGTCAGCAAAAACGTTGCAAGTTTGGCATCTGCACCTGGTATTTTCAACATCAATGAACCCGTCATTTTCGGTTATCCCATTGTCTTCAATATTCCGATGATGATTCCTTTTGTTCTCCAACCTGTTATCGGCATTTTGATTGCTTATTTCTTTACAACAATCGGTTGGATGAGTCGAGTAGTTGTCTTAATTCCTTGGACAACACCACCATTGCTGAGTGCCTATTTGGCCACTGCTGGTGATTGGCGAGCGGTCTTGGTGCAATTGCTGATCATTATCCTAGGTGTTCTTTTCTACATTCCTTTCATGAAAATCAGTGAAAGAGTCATGGCTAAAGAAGCTGCTTTGGAAACACAAAAGTAAGTTTCTGAAGAAATTAATTAAGGCAATCATACGATTGTCTTTTTTTATGCAAAAAGCTACACTGAGCTTATTTGTGTGACAACATTTCTGGGATAAATGGTCATCAAGCGGGGGAGTATGTTCAAAAATAAGCTGGTATTGTTAGCAAGTTTATTCATAAATATGGGCATTGTGCTGATTATGCCGATCACGACTTTGTTCATCCATCGGACACTTGGCAAAAGTCTGCTGATCGCCGGATTTGTATTGATGGCATTCTCGCTGGCTCAGATGGCCGGCAATTTGCTCGGCGGTTTTCTCTTTGATCGCTGGCAGCCCAAACAATCGATGTATCTGGGCGGGGCGATCACGGTTGTGTCACTGGCCTTGATCACGATCTTTCCGATCTGGCTGACATATTCCTTATTGGTTGCCACTTATGGTTTTGGCCTGGGCATTTTAAACGCGAGCGTTAACGGCTATCTGGCTTTTTTGAAAAAAGACGATCCGCAGATTTTTAACAACAATTATTGGCTGGCTAGTCTGGGATCAGGTCTGGCGAGTTTTCTTTCTGGTATTTTGTTTGGCATCAACGTCCGCCTGGTCTTTGGATTTTCGACAATTCTTTTCATTTTGACTTTAATTCTCGTCAGGTTGAGCATTCATCCAGTAGAGAAGAACACGAAACTAAATAATTCCAAAGCCCAAAAAACTCATTCTTTTCCGCACCTTTGGCCGGTTGTTTTAGTCTGCTTGAGCTTTGTGATTGCTTGGATGGGCTATGAACAGTGGGACACGAACATTTCCACTTTTATGATTTCACAAGGCATTTCAGTGCAGGCATATAGTGTGCTCTTCACGATTAACGCGATCGTGCTGCTGATTATTCAGCCGATAACGAAAATCGTTTTCAGAGATACTTTCCGCGCAGATAAATGGCGGATTATTTCCGGGATTGTCATGTTTTCCTTCTCGTACTTAGTCATCATTGATGCCAGCAATTATTGGCAATTTGTTGTGGGAATTGTCATTTTGACTTTTGGCGAAATCTTAGCTTTTCCGGCGATTCCGTCCATGCTGAACCGCTTTGCGACTGACGAAAATCGCGGTCGTATTCAATCTTTCGGCAGTCTGGCCGGATCATTAGGGCGTGCAATCGGCCCTGCAATTGGCGGCTTTTTGGTAACGAGTTTTAGCTATCCGAGCTTGTTTGTCACGGTTTTTCTGCTGCATATTCTTATCGCCATTGTCCTGCTGTCTTTAAAAAGACACAAAAAGGCTCCGGTTTAAGAGCCTTGGTCCTGATTTTTAGTTTCTGTTCGAATCAGATCAATTCGACTGCTTTCACTCATAAACAGCGGGACGGTTTCTTCAACGAATTCACTAAATTCTAGTCCATACCAAGCTGGCTGAGAGGCTGTGATCCGTTGCAAGAAAAGCCGGCCGGAAATTAAAAACTTATCGAGACGTTTGATATTCGGCAAAAAATTTAAGTCCTGTACACGCTGATTTAATAACACGAATCTGAAATCACCGACTTGCCGGTCAGGAATCGTCGAATAACGGGGAACCTGGCGGTCAATCACATCGGCCTCGATCAAGTCGTTGACAATCCGTCTTAGGTAACGTGTGATGTGCTGAGATTTTTTAAAACCCAAATACAGCTGAACGTCAACAATGTTTCTTGTACCCAGCATGTCGACTGTATAGCTGGCACCGTAAGGATAGTCAGTCTGATTGACTGTGAAGAACCAATAGACTTTAGCCCTTTTAGGCCGTTCATCAAAGATCGAGTACAAAACATGCCGTTTAATCTGGTAATTGTCTTTGACCCGGTTCATGTAAATCAGATTTGTTGCGTACAGAGGCAGCGAATTGTCATCACTAAGTTGCTGGAGCTTGGGCGTTGCTTCTTTTAAAGACAGGTATTGGCTGTCAGCGGTATAAGAACGTCTGATTTCGTTGCCAAAATGCCAGAAGATCATGACCATGAGAATGACAAGTGTGATTAGCAGAGTCAGATAGCCGCCGTGGACAAATTTGATCAGACTTGAAATCAAGAAGACGCCCTCCAAGAATCCAAAAAAGATCACGAAGACACTGGCTAACAGGCGATGTTTATTCATCATGAGAAACTGGTGAAGCAGCAGCGTTGTCATCAGCATCGTCACGGTGATGGCCAAACCGTAAGCGGCTTCCATATGATCCGAGGTCTGAAAAAGCCAGACGATTATCAGTGTCGTGAGGCACAGCAGCCAGTTTACGCTGGCAATATAGGATTGGCTTTTGATTTTGCCAGGATAGGTGATTTTAAGTCTCGGCAACAGTTTGAGGCCGATGGCTTCGCTGACTAGCGTAAAGGAACCCGTGATCAGTGCTTGTGAGGCAATAATCGCAGCAATTGTCGCAATAATGATTGCTGCGGCATGCCAATCAGCCGGCAGCATACTATAAAAAGGATTAGCTTCGCCGATACTGTTTTTATTCTGAGAAATAACCCAAGCACCTTGGCCAAAGTAACTGAGCATGAGGCTAAGATAGACCAGAGGCCAAGTACGATAAATGTTGGCTTTTCCGACGTGGCCCATATCAGAATACAAGGCCTCGGCACCAGTGGTCGCTAAAAAGATGCTACCGAGAATGAAAAATCCCATTTTATTATCAGGGCTGAATAAGACTTGGATACCATAAATTGGTGAGAGAGCTTTGAGTATTTCCCAGTGGCCGAACAGATTGATCAGCCCGAAAATGCCAATAAAAGAGAACCAAATCAGCATCAGAGGGCCAAAAAGTTTGCCGATTGACGAAGCACCTAAACGTTGGAAGAGAAAAACAAACAATAAAATGATTGTCACGGTCAAAATGACCGGCCACTGAGATTGGCCGAAACGAACGATACCAATCTGCTCGCCTTTTAATCCTTCAATTGCAGAAGTGACCGTGACGGCTGGCGTCAAAGTGCCATCGGCTAATAGGGCAGCTCCACCAATTAAGGCCGGCAGGATCAGCCATTTTGCTCTATTTCTGACAAGCGCGTACAAGGAAAAGATGCCGCCTTCATGGTGGTTATCCGCTTGCATGGCCAGCAGCACATATTTGATTGTCGTGATCAGCATTAGTGTCCAGAAAATGAGTGACAAACAACCGATGATGTAGGTACTGTCGGCGTTTTTCAAGCCACCTGCATCTGACACAATTGCATTCATTACATACAGAGGCGAGGTACCAATGTCGCCGTAGACGATGCCTAAGGCGATCAAACCACCAATCGTTTTTTTGCTGAAATGATTTTTATTTTTCATCCGTTAATCCTTAAATGAGATATCCAGAATATAGATCATATTAACACTAATTGCGATTAGACTAAAAAACAGCCGAAGCCGTTTTACTGTTTGATTAAGGCATCTTGATCGACATTTCCGAGTAATTTATTAGCAAAACGCATCAATTCTTGCCATTCTTGTGACGATAACTGGCTGCGGTCTAATAATACTTTTGGTGAATCCTGTGCTCTTCGCGCTTTTTTCTGCCGGCTTCAGTCAGACTCGCATAGACAATCCGTTCATCGTCTTGTTCGCGCGTCCGCGTTAGTAATTCGGCTTTTTCCATACGCTTCAGTAAAGGGGTAATTGTGCCGCTATCTAGTTCCAAATATTGACCAAGCCGTTTAACCGTTAAATCATCATGTTCGTATAAAATCACGAGTGCCAGATATTGCGGATAGGTTAGGTCCACCTCTGCCAAACTCGGGTGGTACAAACGCTGGATAGCTCTGGAAGTGGCATGAAGAATGGAACACAAGTGATCATCTAAAGGAAGTAAGTCGTCGTTTTTCCAGAATATTCTGGTTCTCCGGAAGCACAATATCCAACTGCAATCGAACAGAATTTCGCAACGCTGCAGAAATTATCTGATTGGCAGGACCAAGAGAATTTGGACTTGAGCCGTCTGACTGTAGCTGGCGATTCAGTCGGTGGCAATATGTCGACAGTCATGACAATTTTGGCCAAACAGCGTGGTGGCCAGAAAATTAATCAGCAGCTGCTTTATTATCCTGTGACCGATGCTGCGATGGACACAGTCTCTTATGACGAATTTGGTGATAACTACTATCTGACCAAAGAGGGGATGCTCTGGTTCCGGAATCAATATACGACTGACGAAAAAGCTCGTGCCGAAATTACAGCTTCGCCGCTGCGTGCCAGTTTAGAAGATTTGGCAGATTTACCGGCAGCCATGATTCTGACTGACGAAGCAGATGTCTTGCGTGATGAAGGCGAAGCTTATGCGCGCAGGCTGCGTGATGCTGGTGTTGAAGTAACGCAAGTTCGTTTTCAAGGTATGATTCATGATTTCGTGATGCTGAATACTTTGGATCAGACTTGGGCTGCTCGTGCGGCCATGGACTTGTCAACTGATTGGATAAACAAAAAGAATCAAAGGTAACTTCTTTATGCTTTTTATTAAAAAACTCCTTATTTGATTAAGGAGTTTTTTAATGATCTCTTCTGGCCCGCAAGGATGACAGGATGGAAACGGAATCAACCACTTCTTGCAAAGCGGCTCCAAATAAGGCGGGGATGACGCCGGTGCTGGCGACAAGCATCAAGAAAACACAGATGCCGATGCCGATCAGTACAGATTGCCGAGCGATTCTCATCGTGTCTTGCGAGATATCGACGGCTTCAGCAACACGCGACAAGTCGTCCTTTAAAATAACGGCATCAGCACTTTCGCTGGCGGCAGTTGATCCGTGAGCACCCATGGCGATACCGACATCCGCAGCGGCCAAAGCAGGGGCATCATTGACGCCATCACCGACCATGATAATTGGTTTGTATTGTTTGGGAATATTATTGATCAGGCTGATCTTATCTTCAGGCAGGCACTGGGCATGGATCTCATCAAGTGCCAGTCCGGCTGCAATCTTATCGGCGACAGGCTGCTGATCACCAGTCAGCATGATTAGTTTGGACAATCCCAATTCTTTTAGCCGAGCCAGTGTGTCTTTGGCTTCAGGCCGGACCGTATCTTTAAAAGTGATTGATCCAGCGTATTTACCATCAATTGAGACATAGACGGCCGTCTGATCCGGTAGATCTGTGGCTGGATTTTGGGCAAACGCGGCTTTACCGACAGCGATTTGCTGGCCATCAACTTCAGCTTTAATCCCTTGTCCTGTGACTTCGGCTAAGTTTGTGACAGGCAGCAAGTGGATTTTTTTATTTTTAGCATCGGTCAATAATGAACGGGCCAAGATGTGTGAAGAATCCTGCTCGGCACTGGCTGCTAGAATCAGCAGGCGGTCTGCGGAAAGTGCAGCATCCGCTGATTCGATCTGGTCAACGAAGAGACTTCCGGCCGTAATCGTACCTGTCTTATCAAAGGCGGCACTTTTGGCTTTCGCTAATTTTTCAATTGTCGTCCCGTTTTTAACAACGATGCCTTTACGGCTGGAACGGCTCATACCAGCGACTAATGCGACTGGGGCGGCTAAAATCAAAGGGCAGGGTGAAGCCACGACCAGCACTTCAGCAAATCGGACCGGGTCCTTAGCGAGAAACCAGGCAATGCCCCCGATTAGATAGGCAATCAGGGTGAATGGTACTGCATAATGGTCAGCAAGTCTGACAAAATGTGCTGGCTTGGCTTCAGATTCCTTGACTAAGCGAACCAGCCTTTGATATTGGCTGTCTGAAGCGATTTTCGTGACGCGAAACTGCAAAGCACCATCACCATTGACAGATCCGGACATCAGCATATCATCGGCATCTTTTGTAACAGCTCGCGATTCACCGGTTAGAGATGATTCGTCAACGGTCGACTCGCCGGAAATGATCATGCCATCGACTGGCACTGTCTCGCCGGGTTTGACAAGAATGATATCGCCGATTTTGACGGCTTCGACTGGCAGATCGGTTGTCTGCTGGTCGCTGATTTTGTGAGCCGTATGCGGCGAATTATCCAACAATGACCGAAGTTCGCGAGAGGGCTGGCGGCTTGCGTAATCTTCCAAACTGTCACCGCCAGTCAGCATAATCAAGACGATCAGGCTGGCCCAATATTCACCAACGGCCAAAGTCGCGACGATGGCTGTAATCGCCAGAATATCGACACCGTATTTACCGCTGCGGATGGTTTTGATCATGCCGATCAGCATGGAAATCGTGGTCAGCCCCCCAGCTAGCAGAATCAGCCAGTAAGCAACGGCGCCGGCTGCAAAGACAAATTGGCTGATTAGGGCAATGACACCGATAATCAGCGCTAACATAAATTTTCTAAAATTAGACACTTAAATCCCCTTAAGTTTGAGAATATATTAGCATATCGATTTGAGTTAAAAAATGAGAAAAAATCAGATTATTTGTGAAAAAAGGGTTTGATGCCGTCGGTGGGAGTCGAACCCACAAAAAAACAAGCCTCACGACTTGTTTTTCTTATGGATAAATCCGTCTTTTTTAAAAGCGCGATAAGTGTTGATGACACCGAAAAAAATCAGAAAGGCCGATGCAATGATCCCAGTCATGTATTTGCCCAGCGTGCTCAGGACATCCGGCTGCTGTGAAAAAATCAGTAAATTCACCGTAAAGACAAAGAAGAGAGTTATAAAAATGTCGAAAATATCAAAGGCTAGATGCAACCACCGCCAGCGTTTTGCTTTTGTCACTTTGTCAGTCATCGCGTTTCCTCTCTGATGCCGCCAGTATAGCGCGATCCGGGATAAAAATCAGCGCAGCATTAATTCTGCTTCCATATGTATATCATCTTGCAGGTAAACGATAATCAATCTAATCCATTGTCATCGCGGCTGACTCCAAAACTCGCAGCTTCTTAAAGCCGAGATGCTCATATAACAATCCAGCCGCTTCAGCTTTTTCGGACTGAACCAGGGTCATGGTTTTACCACTGTCAGACATATATAAATATTGCCAAAGAAAAGCGATTAAATTTGTCGCAATAGATTGATGTCTGAATGCCGGCGCCACAGCTACAAAAAGCAGGCGTGCCAAGGTTTCTTCGACCTCGACGAGCGCGTATCCGCACAATTGTCTCCCTTGGTAGGCCAAAAAGAGGGGATGTTCAGCTGAGATATCGGCAACAGCATCATCATGAAACATTTGATGATGCAGCTTGAGAGCTTCTTCTGCTTTTTCCTTTGGAAGCGGATTTTCATAAGCCTCAAAGCGCAGGCTAGATGGCCTCATAGCTACGGGGTAAACCTGCCAAATAGTCTGCCGGGTCAACGCCGCCTGATGGCTTTTCAACCAATTGGCGAGTGCGGCGTTTTCCAATCCATAAAAGAAATTGATTTGTGCAGGAAAGTGCGAGATAGATTTTTTCAGATTTTCCGCCAGTGCTATTTCCGGGAAAACAGTACCCTGAAAAAAGGGTCCCCAGACTTCGACGAACCATTCTTTGCCGACTGCATATTGATCCAAGACCAGCAGGCAGTCGTCTTGATCGACAACAGTCACATCCGAATCGGCTAAATCAAGCTGAATTTCCGCTGCATTATCCGTGACAAATTCACAGTATTGATCTGGCCTTTGATTCAGATTGGCGATGCGGTCCGCGATCATTTTATTTGTCATGCAAGCTCATCTTCCCATCCATTATTTCATAAATTTTATCAGCAAAAGGCATCAAACGTGTATCATGCGTGACGATGACGACGGCTTTGTCACGCTGTTCAGCCAGTTCCTTAAAGAGTTGTCCGATTTTAACGACACGGTCCGAATCCAAAGCGGCACTGGGTTCGTCGGCAAGAATCACTTCCGGATTTGTGTAAACGGCTCTGGCGATCGCCACGCGCTGTCTTTGTCCACCGGATAGTTGTCCGGGATATTTGTTGACCAAATCTTCGATACCTAATTGGGCAAACAGTTCCTTTAGCTCCTCTGCATTCAGATTACCTTCCGGCTTGATCCGATCGACAAAAGCCAACTGCTCGCTGACTTTTAAATAGGGCACTAAGGCGTATGATTGCAGGACAAAACCAATGTGGGACAGTCTTAATTGATCGCTTTGTTCGCGGCTTAACTGATTAATTGATTGGCCTTCGATTGAAACATCACCCGAAGAGGCTGTCTGCAGACCGCCGGCAATTGTCAAAAAGGTACTCTTGCCAGAACCTGAAGGGCCGACAATCAGTACCAATTGTCCTTTTTCCGCAGAAAAATTAATGTCCTGTAAGACATGAACAAGGCTGCTGCCGGAACCGAAATAATGATTGACTTTTTTTAATTCAATTGCTGCCATATTAGCCTCCAATAACGCTGACCGGATCAATTTTCGCGATTTTTCTTGCTGGCAGCGCCGCACCGACAATCCCCATGACCATCAAACCTAGAGTAATCAGCGACAGCATGACCAGATTAAAGGAGAGCGGGACGCCGAAGGGAATCAAGCTGGCTGTAACAGCCGTTAATAAAGCACCGCCAATGATGCCGATGATCATTAAGACCAGTGATTGGCTGATAATCGTATTGACAAGTTTAGCTCCGGGAATACCTTGCGCGCGTAGTACGGCATAGGTTGGCAAAGCCTGAATTGTGAGGATGTACAGGAAGACGGCAATCACAACCAATGAAATGACCATCAAAAATCCGATCATAAAGGCAAAAGTCGTGTTCTGTGCTGAATAGCCGGGCAATTTGGAGATGAAGTAGTGACTGCTATACCGTTTTAAACCTTTGACACCGGCAGTAAAATGAGCTGTTTTTGAAATGATCGCACTGGCAGCAACTTGACCGCCAGGAAAAGGACGCAACTTTTTCCAAACGGCTATCTGTCCGTATACGATAGGAGCGATGTTCAGCTTCGCATTTTTAGTAAAACCGACGATTGTATACTGGTTGGACGCGGAATTGAATTTGATTTTGTCTCCGATCTTGTAGCCCTCGGATTTAAATTGCTGATCGACGATGACTTCGTGCTGCTTGCGAAAACGGCGGCCGCTGCTGGCCACGAGGTTTTTTGCAATATATTGGCTTTTGTCGAGTCCGATAAACTGTGCCGATTCTTTTTCGCGATTGCTGCTTTTGACAACGATTGCTGCTTGTCCGACAATTGCTTGGCTTTTCGTCAGGTTGGTTGCAGCGAGCTGTTTCTTTGTGATCGTGGATTGCGACAAATTCACATTAGCGTCGCGATTCAAGAGGACAGTTTTTGTGTGCCAGGAGGTGATTGCCTGCGTGTTCTCGCTCGCTAAGCCGTTTGCCAGCCCCGACAGAATAAAAATCAGGTAGCTAATCAGGACAATCATGGCCGTGATCAGCGTGTAGCGCAGTTTCTCGTGACGAATTTCCTTTAGAGCCAGATACATAATCATCCCTCCCTGCCGTGCTTGTGAATTCTGCCTTACCGCCTCATTTTACTCTTAAGTAGATTTTTCCTAGCGCTTTTGCGTGATAATAAAAAGTATCGATGAGAGGGGGCGATCGTGATGATTAATCAAGCTATTATTTGTTTCAACAATAAACGATCACGAGGTAATTTTTATATTGGTCACACTAAGAAAAGCATCACCGGTCGAACTCACTCAAATATATATGATGGGCTACGACGCCTGGGGCGAGCATCAATCAGTCGCAGCTTATTTACAGGAATGTCGTTCTTCGACTAAATATCAGCGGGGCACTTGGTGGGTTCTTGAAGAACAAGGCCAGCTGCTGAGTTCGTTAATTATTTATGAGCTGTCTAATCATGTATTAGGGATCGGATCGGTCTCGACTGATCCGGTTAGCCGGCATCAAGGTTATGCAACGGCTATGCTTAGACAATTCATGACTGCCCATCTGGCATTTAATTTCTTTTTATTCAGCGATATTGATCCATCTTTTTATATGCGGCTGGGCTTTCAGGCTGTCAGTCAGGAAAACCAGTCTTATTCCGATACGACGCTGATGTATTATCCTGAGGATTTTCATCCAGCAAAGGATCAGCTGCCAACTTATTTTTAGGGTCGCAAACGGTCAGAAAAACATTCTCAATTAAATTCGGGGGGTGTTTTTTTGACTTTGATCTTGTCATTGCGAACACATGTTCGTATAATTTTCCTATGACTAACGAGCAAATAATTATCCAAGCTGTCCGTGATCTGCCGTCTACTGATTACAGGCTGAAAATGATGGACTTTGAAGATCTGCAAGCATTGACAGATTTAGATGAAGCCGATCTAGTTGTTGCTTTAAACCATCTCCATGATCGCGGGCTTTTATTTAATGGCTATATTGATGAGGAGACAGGGGAAGTCGTGACTGACGATATTGGCTATTTGTATAAATTGGCAAACTGAATTCTTATGTGAAAACGGCCGAGTCTCATAGTTTGATCTGGAATCGAACCCACAAAAAAACAAGCCTTTCGATTTGTTTTCTACTGTATATTAGTTGCCTTGTGTGATCAAATTATAGGAACGCCATAGGCTACGAAGTTGTTTTGAAGAGGAATTTTCCGATAACAAAGAATTGAGAGGGGGCACTATCATTTCAAACCTAAATTCTGTTCACCAGATTGCTTGCCACACTGTCAAAATTCTGAAAGAAAACGATGAATTTTATAAAAGAATTCCAGAAAATCTAAGAAACAAAATAGACCAAAAAGATACACAAAAAAGTCTACCAAAAAGTAGTCTGGTGGGCTTCAATTTGTCTATTTATTATTGATCTGGCTGCAATATTGGTTAGTAAGTCGATGCACCTACTGTTACTTTTGCGTAATTGTCAATTCTTTTAGTTGAGTCGGCGTTATTTAGGAAGTGATAACGCCAATATTTGCTTATTTCATCAAGATTTAAGTTGCGCTTTATCATAAATTTGTTATTCTATTGTCAAAATCAAGGTAATATATTGATATGATAACGTTTAGTAGGACTATCAAAAAATTTAAGAAAAGATAAAATGATGACCCAATGTCAATTAACTCGGGTTCATATTATTCTTGTATCTTACTATTGGAAAGAAATATGAGGTCAGTGCCAAGTATGAAGGTGCTTAATCAGTTATCAAGTAGCCTTAGAGCAGAAAAATCAATTCTCTATCAGGCTGCAGGATTTGTTCCAAGTGGTACGGATGATTTTGATTCTAATATCAACATTAGTCATCCCCTCTCATTTTTAAAGATGAGGAGGTTCCCCAATTACCCATTTATGGCCGGATTTTTGCAGGTGCGCCATC
The Oenococcus kitaharae DSM 17330 DNA segment above includes these coding regions:
- a CDS encoding GNAT family N-acetyltransferase; the protein is MVTLRKASPVELTQIYMMGYDAWGEHQSVAAYLQECRSSTKYQRGTWWVLEEQGQLLSSLIIYELSNHVLGIGSVSTDPVSRHQGYATAMLRQFMTAHLAFNFFLFSDIDPSFYMRLGFQAVSQENQSYSDTTLMYYPEDFHPAKDQLPTYF